The Myxococcus virescens sequence TAGCCCATGGCGCTCAAGGTGAAGCTGGTGAAGAGCTTTGCGGGTGCGTCCAGCGACATGCTGGACACCATCCGTGGGCTGGGCCTGAAGAAGTTCGGTGACGAGCGGCTCCTCAAGGACACGCCTGCGGTTCGCGGGATGGCGTTCAAGGTGAAGCACCTGGTCACCCTGGAAACCGTTTCCGGCGACGCGCCGGCGCCCAAGCGCCGCAAGCCCGCCAAGATTGCCCTGCGGGAGCGGGCGATCGCGTATCAGGCCAAGCAGAACAAGGCCTGAGTCACGAGAGGATCGAGACGATGAGCACTCTGAACAAACTGCAGCGTCCGGCGCGCTCGTGGCACCGC is a genomic window containing:
- the rpmD gene encoding 50S ribosomal protein L30 translates to MALKVKLVKSFAGASSDMLDTIRGLGLKKFGDERLLKDTPAVRGMAFKVKHLVTLETVSGDAPAPKRRKPAKIALRERAIAYQAKQNKA